One region of Solanum pennellii chromosome 6, SPENNV200 genomic DNA includes:
- the LOC107023054 gene encoding probable alpha-mannosidase At5g13980, with product MKNMGKFEKIWFLILMVCGLWVVEAKYMVYNTSQGIVSGKLNVHLVPHTHDDVGWLKTVDQYYVGSNNSIQVACVQNVLDSLIPALLADKNRKFIYVEQAFFQRWWRNQSPEMQSTVKQLVNSGQLEFINGGWCMHDEAATHYIDMIDQTTLGHKYIKQQFNVTPRIGWQIDPFGHSAVQAYLLGAEVGFDSLFFGRIDYQDREKRKIEKSLEVIWRGSKSLSSSTQIFSGAFPQNYEPPSKFYFEVNDDNSLPVQDDINLFDYNVQERVNDFVAAALSQANITRTNHIMWTMGTDFKYQYAHTWFRNMDKLIHYVNQDGRVNALYSSPSIYTDAKYALDESWPLKTDDYFPYADRINAYWTGYFTSRPALKLYVRMMSGYYLAARQLECFKGRTETGPTTEILADALAIAQHHDAVSGTSKQHVADDYAKRLFIGYKQAEDLVSNSLACMVESASASGCKNPQINFKQCPLLNISYCPPTEADLAPGKKLVVVVYNALGWKRTDVVRIPVVNKNVIVEDSTGKEIESQLLPIVKESIVIRNYYAAAYVGESPTSSPKYWLVFTATVPPLGFSSYVITSGKQAVAASIPQTFYKTDGSQSDAVEVGPGNLKLLYSANGAKFTQYFNKRNQVRSSLEQSFSYYSADDGSKDDYKDIQASGAYVFRPNGSFPIHPEGKVPVTILRGPLLDEVHQNINSWIYQITRVYKEKEHVEVEFTVGPIPIDNGIGKELVTQIQTDIKSNKTFYTDSNGRDFLKRVRDYRADWDLQVNQPAAGNYYPINLGLFLKDNNNEFSVLVDRSVGGSSLVDGQLELMLHRRLLNDDGRGVAEALNETVCSLGKCMGLTVQGKYYIRIDSLGEGAKWRRSFGQEIYSPLLLAFTEQDGDKFTKFPVPTFTGIDPSYSLPDNVAIITLQELEDHTVLLRLAHLYEVDEDKDLSTKASVELKRLFPKRKINKIREMSLSANQERVEMEKKRLKWKAEAPSDLRDMARGGPVDPTKLVVELAPMEIRTFVIDLSQSVPEGWKSHMSL from the exons ATGAAAAATATGGGGAAGTTTGAAAAAATTTGGTTCTTGATTTTGATGGTTTGTGGGTTGTGGGTAGTGGAAGCTAAGTATATGGTTTACAATACATCACAGGGAATTGTTTCAGGGAAGCTTAATGTTCATTTGGTTCCTCACACTCACGATGATGTTGGCTGGTTGAAAACTGTCGATCAGTACTATGTTGGTTCCAACAATTCCATTCAG GTGGCTTGTGTTCAAAATGTCTTGGATTCATTGATTCCAGCATTATTGGCTGATAAAAACAGAAAGTTCATTTATGTTGAACAG GCTTTTTTCCAGCGTTGGTGGAGGAATCAGAGCCCGGAAATGCAGAGCACAGTCAAACAGCTCGTCAACTCGGGTCAACTTGAGTTCAT AAATGGGGGTTGGTGCATGCATGATGAGGCAGCAACACATTATATTGACATGATAGATCAGACAACTCTAGGGCATAAATACATCAAACAACAGTTCAATGTTACTCCTAGAATTGGCTGGCAAATCGACCCTTTTGGACATTCTGCTGTTCAGGCATACCTTCTGGGAGCAGAG GTTGGATTCGACTCTCTTTTCTTTGGACGCATTGACTACCAAGACagagaaaagaggaaaattGAGAAGAGCcttgaagtcatttggagggGTTCTAAGAGTCTCAGTTCATCCACGCAA ATATTTTCAGGTGCATTCCCTCAGAATTATGAACCTCCCAGCAAATTTTACTTTGAAGTGAATGATGATAATTCTCTTCCTGTTCAG GATGATATCAACCTGTTTGACTACAATGTCCAAGAGCGGGTCAATGACTTTGTTGCTGCTGCTTTGTCCCAA GCCAATATCACTCGCACAAATCATATAATGTGGACCATGGGAACCGACTTCAAGTACCAATATGCTCATACATGGTTTCGGAATATGGACAAGCTCATTCACTACGTAAACCAA GATGGTCGTGTCAATGCTTTATATTCAAGCCCTTCAATTTATACTGATGCAAAGTATGCTTTGGACGAGTCATGGCCTCTCAAGACGGATGACTATTTCCC GTACGCAGACCGTATTAATGCTTATTGGACTGGATACTTTACAAGTAGGCCTGCTCTCAAACTCTATGTTAGAATGATGAGTGGCTATTATTTG GCAGCAAGACAATTAGAATGCTTTAAAGGAAGAACTGAGACAGGACCAACAACCGAAATATTGGCTGATGCCCTAGCCATTGCTCAACATCATGATGCTGTCAGTGGCACTTCAAAGCAACATGTCGCTGATGATTATGCCAAACGACTGTTCATAGGTTACAAGCAG GCTGAGGATTTAGTGTCTAATTCACTTGCTTGTATGGTGGAATCAGCTTCAGCATCTGGATGCAAGAATCCTCAAATAAATTTCAAGCAG TGCCCGTTGTTGAATATAAGTTATTGTCCCCCAACAGAAGCTGATCTTGCTCCAGGCAAAAAATTA GTGGTTGTCGTGTACAATGCTCTTGGGTGGAAAAGAACAGATGTTGTGAGAATCCCT GTCGTCAATAAGAATGTCATCGTTGAGGATTCCACTGGAAAAGAAATTGAATCACAGCTTCTTCCAATAGTTAAAGAATCAATAGTAATAAGGAACTACTATGCTGCAGCATATGTTGGTGAATCCCCTACATCAAGCCCCAAATATTGGCTTGTGTTTACAGCCACTGTTCCACCTTTGGGCTTTAGCTCCTATGTTATAACAAGTGGTAAACAAGCAG TTGCTGCTTCAATACCACAGACGTTCTACAAAACTGATGGAAGTCAAAGTGATGCAGTAGAAGTGGGTCCGGGGAACTTGAAACTGTTATATTCTGCAAATGGGGCAAAGTTTACTCAATATTTTAATAAGAGAAACCAG GTTAGAAGCTCTCTGGAGCAATCATTCAGTTATTATTCTGCAGATGATGGAAGCAAGGATGATTATAAAGACATTCAG GCCTCTGGAGCATATGTGTTTCGACCAAATGGCTCATTCCCCATCCACCCTGAGGGAAAG GTCCCAGTTACCATTCTACGAGGTCCGCTGCTAGATGAAGTTCATCAAAATATCAATTCATGGATATATCAG ATCACTAGAGTGTACAAGGAAAAGGAGCATGTTGAAgttgagttcact GTCGGCCCCATACCTATTGACAATGGAATTGGGAAAGAGCTGGTGACTCAGATTCAAACTGACATCAAAAGCAACAAAACATTCTACACAGACTCTAATGGACGTGATTTCCTCAAAAGA GTTCGGGATTATAGAGCTGACTGGGATCTTCAAGTGAACCAACCTGCTGCTGGAAATTATTATCCT ATCAATCTTGGACTTTTCCTAAAGGACAACAACAACGAGTTCTCAGTTTTGGTTGATAGATCTGTAGGTGGATCCAGCCTTGTTGATGGCCAATTGGAGCTAATGCTTCACCG GAGGTTACTCAATGATGATGGAAGAGGTGTTGCTGAAGCACTGAATGAAACCGTCTGTTCTCTTGGAAAATGCATGGGCTTGACT GTCCAAGGCAAGTACTATATCCGGATTGATTCTCTTGGAGAGGGAGCAAAGTGGCGGCGGTCATTTGGACAGGAGATATATTCTCCATTGCTTCTAGCTTTTACTGAGCAG GATGGagataaatttacaaaatttccAGTTCCAACCTTTACAGGGATAGATCCATCTTACAGTCTGCCTGATAATGTTGCAATAATTACCCTTCAG GAGCTTGAAGATCACACTGTCCTCCTGAGATTGGCTCATTTATACGAG GTTGATGAGGATAAGGATCTATCCACCAAGGCAAGTGTAGAATTGAAAAGATTGTTCCCAAAGAGGAAG ATAAACAAGATTAGAGAGATGAGTTTATCTGCCAACCAAGAAAGAGTAGAAATGGAGAAGAAGAGATTAAAGTGGAAAGCAGAGGCTCCTAGTGATTTGCGAGACATGGCAAGAGGGGGACCTGTTGATCCTACAAAGCTGGTGGTAGAGCTCGCCCCAATGGAAATTCGCACCTTTGTTATTGATCTCAGCCAGAGCGTGCCAGAAGG TTGGAAGTCACATATGTCTCTATGA
- the LOC107023055 gene encoding transcription factor ICE1, which produces MLSRVNSMQVWDMEGKQEEEKEENFTNKENTTNVELENKQDMELGALSTFKSMIDGTDVDWYHNNMQNHTENICFTQNFTELAENSMFLQPVVPVDSSSSCSPSSVSVFNNLDPSQVHYFLAQKAINNNPLDYSFNLGCENGFLEAQGMGGLNKGGFLLAGGGFHDLSSQNQMGNPNLNSFTQYPSSHLPQNTTTTGFSPLGFVDGSANENSLFLNRSKLLKPLDNFASNGAQPTLFQKRAALRKNLANTTGGSLGDFGGEIGQNSMNGENERKRKWGSGEELDDVSFDGCTLSYDSDDLTENVTNKVDDSVKNGGNSSNATSTVTGGNQKGKKKGLPAKNLMAERRRRKKLNDRLYMLRSVVPRISKMDRASILGDAIEYLKELLQKINDLHNELESTPPSSSLTQTTSFYPLTPTGPALPGRIKEELYPSSFASPLSSPTGQPARVEVKARDGRAVNIHMFCSRRPGLLLSTMRALDNLGLDIQQAVISCFNGFALDIFRAEQCKEGQDFHPDQIKAVLLDSAGCHGMI; this is translated from the exons atgctCTCAAGAGTTAACAGTATGCAGGTTTGGGATATGGAAGgcaaacaagaagaagaaaaagaagaaaattttaccAACAAGGAGAATACCACTAATGTTGAGCTTGAAAACAAACAAGATATGGAATTGGGTGCACTTTCTACATTCAAATCTATGATAGATGGTACAGATGTAGATTGGTATCACAACAACATGCAAAACCATACTGAAAATATCTGTTTCACTCAGAATTTCACTGAATTAGCTGAAAACAGCATGTTTCTACAGCCAGTAGTACCAGTGGATTCTTCATCTTCTTGTTCGCCATCTTCAGTTTCTGTTTTCAACAATCTAGACCCATCTCAGGTACATTACTTTTTAGCCCAAAAGGCTATTAACAACAACCCTTTGGATTATAGTTTTAATTTGGGTTGTGAAAATGGTTTTCTTGAAGCTCAAGGTATGGGTGGTTTGAATAAAGGGGGATTTCTTCTTGCTGGTGGTGGGTTTCATGATTTGAGCTCACAGAACCAAATGGGTAACCCCAATTTGAATTCATTTACTCAATACCCATCATCCCATTTGCCCCAAAATACTACTACTACTGGGTTTAGTCCACTAGGGTTTGTTGATGGTTCTGCAAATGAGAACTCTCTGTTCCTCAATAGGTCCAAGTTGTTAAAGCCACTTGATAATTTTGCTTCAAATGGAGCACAACCAACCCTTTTTCAGAAAAGGGCTGCTCTTAGGAAGAACTTAGCTAATACTACTGGTGGCAGTTTGGGGGATTTTGGAGGTGAAATTGGCCAGAATTCCATGAATGGAGAGAATGAAAGGAAGAGAAAGTGGGGTAGTGGGGAAGAACTTGATGATGTGAGCTTTGATGGGTGCACATTGAGTTATGATTCAGATGACCTTACTGAAAATGTTACTAATAAGGTGGATGATAGTGTTAAGAATGGTGGAAATAGCTCAAATGCAACTAGCACTGTCACCGGTGGGAAtcagaaaggaaagaaaaagggACTTCCGGCTAAGAATTTGATGGCTGAACGACGACGTAGGAAGAAGCTAAACGATAGGCTTTACATGTTGAGGTCTGTTGTACCAAGGATTAGCAAG ATGGACAGGGCTTCAATCTTAGGGGATGCAATCGAGTACTTAAAGGAGCTTCTACAGAAAATCAATGACCTGCATAATGAACTGGAGTCCACGCCGCCTAGCTCTTCATTGACCCAAACAACAAGCTTCTATCCTCTAACACCAACTGGACCAGCTCTGCCAGGCCGCATCAAGGAAGAACTCTATCCGAGTTCATTTGCAAGCCCACTGTCTAGCCCGACTGGACAACCTGCAAGG gTTGAAGTAAAGGCAAGAGATGGAAGAGCTGTGAATATCCATATGTTTTGCAGCCGCAGACCAGGCCTCTTACTCTCAACAATGAGGGCACTCGACAACCTCGGACTGGACATCCAACAAGCTGTTATCAGCTGCTTCAATGGATTTGCCTTAGATATCTTTAGAGCTGAG CAATGCAAAGAAGGTCAAGACTTTCATCCTGATCAAATCAAAGCAGTACTGCTGGATTCCGCTGGTTGCCATGGGATGATATGA